One genomic segment of Burkholderia pyrrocinia includes these proteins:
- a CDS encoding D-(-)-3-hydroxybutyrate oligomer hydrolase, whose amino-acid sequence MAKLGWGRRVVFGAALAAVAVLGACNGDDSAERNRLPGFVSGSVRTTAYDGASDDLLTAGLGKTGLAAASAPGFANPSRPTSAELRRLAIWSNYRALVDMSANGGYGRFWGPNVDLAGNDTLGEGKIPGTEYLAYSDDGSGSKNVTLLVQVPASFDPAQPCIVTATSSGSRGVYGAISAAGEWALKRGCAVAYNDKGGGNGAHELGSDTVTLIDGTLANAVLAGTASLFTANVTSGDLAAFNSRFPNRYAFKHAHSQQNPEQDWGRVTLQSVEFAYWALNEQFGPLIDGSHHGVRYRAGDITTIAASVSNGGGASLAAAEQDSRGWITAVVVGEPQINVRMAPNAIVRTGGQPVPSFGRPLADYATLANLLQPCAAASASLAGAPYLSALPAATTQSIRTQRCATLAAAGLVSGADTQSQAADALAQLHAAGYLADSDLLQAPMWDSQAIPAIAVTYANAYTRSRVTDNLCNFSFATINPATGAVAPPATSPMPAVFGVGNGVPPTAGIDLVFNTGAGVDHRLATPDASFAGALCLRQLWTNGMLGMPANVDAVRVNANLQGKPAIIVQGRSDALVPVNHASRAYVAQNGISEGGRSQLVFYEVTNGQHFDAFLPVAGFDTRFVPVHYYNLQALNLMWRHLKNGAPLPPSQVIRTVPRGGTPGAAPALTSANLPPISAAPGVNAITTGAGAIDVPL is encoded by the coding sequence ATGGCGAAGCTCGGGTGGGGCAGGCGGGTGGTGTTCGGCGCGGCGCTGGCCGCAGTCGCGGTGCTCGGCGCCTGCAACGGCGACGATTCGGCCGAGCGCAACCGGTTGCCCGGCTTCGTGTCCGGCAGCGTGCGCACGACGGCCTACGACGGCGCGAGCGACGACCTGCTGACGGCCGGCCTCGGCAAGACGGGCCTCGCGGCGGCGAGCGCGCCCGGCTTTGCGAATCCATCCCGGCCGACAAGCGCCGAGCTGCGCCGTCTCGCGATCTGGTCGAACTACCGCGCGCTCGTCGACATGAGCGCGAACGGCGGCTACGGCCGCTTCTGGGGGCCGAACGTCGACCTCGCCGGCAACGACACGCTCGGCGAAGGCAAGATCCCCGGCACCGAATATCTCGCGTATTCCGACGACGGCAGCGGCAGCAAGAACGTGACGCTGCTCGTGCAGGTGCCCGCCAGCTTCGATCCCGCGCAGCCGTGCATCGTCACCGCGACGTCGTCGGGCTCGCGCGGCGTGTACGGCGCGATCTCCGCGGCCGGCGAGTGGGCGCTCAAGCGCGGCTGCGCGGTCGCGTACAACGACAAGGGCGGCGGCAACGGCGCGCACGAGCTCGGCTCCGATACCGTCACGCTGATCGACGGCACGCTCGCCAACGCGGTGCTCGCCGGCACCGCGAGCCTGTTTACCGCGAACGTGACGAGCGGTGATCTCGCCGCGTTCAACAGCCGCTTCCCGAACCGCTATGCGTTCAAGCACGCCCATTCGCAGCAGAATCCCGAGCAGGACTGGGGGCGCGTGACGCTGCAGTCGGTCGAGTTCGCGTACTGGGCGCTCAACGAGCAGTTCGGACCGCTGATCGACGGCTCGCATCACGGCGTGCGCTATCGCGCGGGCGACATCACGACGATCGCCGCGTCCGTCAGCAACGGCGGCGGCGCGTCGCTCGCGGCGGCCGAGCAGGACAGCCGCGGCTGGATTACCGCGGTCGTGGTCGGCGAACCGCAGATCAACGTGCGGATGGCGCCGAACGCGATCGTGCGCACGGGCGGCCAGCCCGTGCCGTCGTTCGGCCGGCCGCTGGCCGACTATGCGACGCTCGCGAACCTGCTGCAGCCGTGCGCGGCCGCGTCGGCGTCGCTCGCCGGCGCGCCGTACCTGAGCGCGCTGCCGGCCGCGACCACGCAGTCGATCCGCACGCAGCGCTGCGCGACGCTCGCCGCGGCCGGGCTCGTGTCGGGCGCCGACACGCAGAGCCAGGCCGCCGACGCGCTCGCGCAGCTCCACGCGGCCGGTTATCTCGCCGATTCCGACCTGCTGCAAGCGCCGATGTGGGATTCGCAGGCGATTCCGGCGATCGCGGTCACCTATGCGAACGCGTACACGCGCTCGCGCGTGACCGACAACCTGTGCAATTTCAGTTTCGCGACGATCAACCCGGCGACGGGCGCGGTCGCGCCGCCCGCCACATCGCCGATGCCGGCCGTGTTCGGCGTCGGCAACGGCGTGCCGCCGACGGCCGGCATCGACCTCGTGTTCAACACGGGCGCGGGCGTCGACCACCGGCTCGCGACGCCCGATGCGAGCTTCGCGGGTGCGCTGTGCCTGCGCCAGCTGTGGACGAACGGAATGCTCGGGATGCCCGCGAACGTCGACGCGGTGCGCGTGAACGCGAACCTGCAGGGCAAGCCGGCGATCATCGTGCAGGGCCGCAGCGACGCGCTCGTGCCGGTGAACCACGCGTCGCGCGCGTACGTCGCGCAGAACGGCATCAGCGAGGGCGGCCGCAGCCAGCTCGTGTTCTACGAGGTGACGAACGGCCAGCACTTCGACGCGTTCCTGCCCGTCGCGGGCTTCGACACGCGCTTCGTGCCGGTCCACTACTACAACCTGCAGGCGCTGAACCTGATGTGGCGGCACCTGAAGAACGGCGCGCCGCTGCCGCCGTCGCAGGTGATCCGCACGGTGCCGCGCGGCGGCACGCCGGGCGCCGCGCCCGCGCTGACGAGCGCGAACCTGCCGCCGATCTCGGCCGCGCCGGGCGTGAACGCAATCACGACCGGCGCCGGCGCGATCGACGTGCCGCTCTGA
- a CDS encoding BON domain-containing protein: protein MKSIVLRALGVAAVAACLSGSVYAQSSDAAATEAPAAATSAPKAAAKTAKKANRKLGYAVRKAISKESGENVSNLVVRSKGGAITLEGTMPEQAQIDKAEAAAKGVKGVTSVTNKLTVQQQ from the coding sequence ATGAAGTCGATCGTGTTGAGAGCGTTGGGCGTCGCCGCCGTGGCGGCCTGTCTGTCGGGCAGCGTGTATGCGCAGTCGAGCGATGCGGCGGCAACTGAAGCGCCGGCGGCCGCGACGAGCGCGCCGAAGGCCGCCGCGAAAACCGCGAAGAAGGCGAACCGCAAGCTCGGCTACGCGGTGCGCAAGGCGATTTCTAAGGAATCCGGCGAGAATGTGTCGAACCTCGTCGTGCGTTCGAAGGGCGGCGCGATCACGCTGGAGGGCACGATGCCCGAACAGGCACAGATCGACAAGGCCGAAGCCGCAGCCAAGGGCGTGAAGGGCGTGACGTCGGTCACCAACAAGCTGACGGTTCAGCAGCAGTGA
- a CDS encoding TAXI family TRAP transporter solute-binding subunit, translated as MKPARPRPPRRILARFVAVSWRDLALSIGPTVLLAAAAVWLAVRLIQPAPPSTLVISAGPPGSTYWNAAQKYKAILAKNGVTLDVESSEGSAQNLARLSNPNAPVDVGFVQSGIGPKERDDQLVSLGSIGYVPLAIMYRGPIVARLSDFKGKRLALGAEGSGARELSLALLKMNGIVPGGPTELLPTAGEDAATALLDGKIDAAFLSGDSTQIPVMAKLFRAPGVHVYSFTQAEAYARRFPYLTAITLPMGVYDLGQNLPPADIHTVAPTIELVARDTLHPALSDLLIEAAREVHGHATILQHAGEFPSPVTRGFQLSDDAARYYKSGKTFLYRRLPFWVASLVDRLLVVIVPLIVVLIPGLRLVPSLYGWRVRSRIYRWYGALIALERRALGEHTAEERVRLLDELDDIEEAVNRMKMPLAYAGQFYVLREHIGFVRERLTAHDQDTPAGPPGAGGQPQARADAPPPAGAPPRATPGSA; from the coding sequence ATGAAGCCTGCCCGCCCTCGCCCGCCTCGCCGTATCCTCGCCCGCTTCGTCGCGGTGTCGTGGCGCGACCTCGCGCTGTCGATCGGCCCGACCGTGCTGCTCGCCGCCGCGGCCGTCTGGCTCGCGGTCAGGCTGATCCAGCCGGCGCCGCCGTCCACGCTCGTGATCTCGGCCGGGCCGCCCGGCAGCACATACTGGAACGCCGCGCAGAAATACAAGGCCATCCTCGCGAAGAACGGCGTCACGCTCGACGTCGAATCGTCCGAAGGCTCCGCGCAGAACCTCGCGCGGCTGTCGAACCCGAACGCGCCGGTCGACGTCGGTTTCGTGCAGAGCGGCATCGGCCCGAAGGAGCGCGACGACCAGCTCGTGTCGCTCGGCAGCATCGGCTACGTGCCGCTCGCGATCATGTACCGCGGCCCGATCGTCGCGCGCCTGTCCGACTTCAAGGGCAAGCGGCTCGCGCTCGGCGCGGAAGGCAGCGGCGCGCGCGAGCTGAGCCTCGCGCTGCTGAAGATGAACGGCATCGTGCCGGGCGGCCCGACCGAACTGCTGCCGACGGCCGGCGAGGACGCCGCGACCGCGCTGCTCGACGGCAAGATCGACGCGGCGTTCCTGTCCGGCGACTCGACGCAGATCCCGGTGATGGCGAAGCTGTTCCGCGCGCCCGGCGTGCACGTGTACTCGTTCACGCAGGCCGAGGCGTACGCACGGCGCTTCCCGTACCTGACCGCGATCACGCTGCCGATGGGCGTCTACGATCTCGGCCAGAACCTGCCGCCCGCCGACATCCATACGGTCGCGCCGACCATCGAGCTGGTCGCGCGCGACACGCTGCACCCGGCGCTGTCCGACCTGCTGATCGAGGCCGCGCGCGAGGTACACGGCCACGCGACGATCCTGCAGCACGCAGGCGAATTCCCGTCGCCCGTGACGCGCGGCTTCCAGCTCTCCGACGACGCCGCGCGCTACTACAAGTCGGGCAAGACCTTCCTGTACCGCCGGCTGCCGTTCTGGGTCGCGAGCCTCGTCGACCGGCTGCTCGTCGTGATCGTGCCGCTGATCGTCGTGCTGATCCCCGGGCTGCGGCTCGTGCCGTCGCTGTACGGCTGGCGCGTGCGCTCGCGCATCTACCGCTGGTACGGCGCGCTGATCGCGCTCGAGCGCCGCGCGCTCGGCGAGCACACGGCCGAGGAGCGCGTCCGGTTGCTCGACGAGCTCGACGACATCGAGGAAGCCGTGAACCGGATGAAGATGCCGCTCGCGTACGCCGGGCAGTTCTACGTGCTGCGCGAGCACATCGGCTTCGTGCGCGAGCGGCTCACCGCGCACGACCAGGACACGCCGGCGGGCCCGCCCGGCGCCGGCGGCCAGCCGCAGGCACGCGCCGACGCCCCGCCGCCGGCCGGCGCTCCCCCCCGGGCGACTCCCGGTTCCGCATAA
- a CDS encoding DsbA family protein, producing MTTGLDTAQPAWFFDFVSPFSYLLLEQHDKWPDVPFEPVAVSLIDLQRHWGQRPSADVPAKRVFTYRHALFRAEQLGIRFKMPPAHPFESDKVLRLAIALRADIATVLEMFRFIWRDGNDPSTPEGFAALCERVGVGHGDELIEFEETSAQLARNNADAIALGVFGVPTFWMNQQLFWGEDALPMVLYCARTPNWLESREVKRISALPKGRA from the coding sequence ATGACAACCGGCCTCGATACCGCCCAGCCCGCCTGGTTCTTCGACTTCGTGTCGCCGTTCTCCTATCTGCTGCTCGAACAGCACGACAAGTGGCCGGACGTGCCGTTCGAGCCGGTCGCCGTGTCGCTCATCGACCTGCAGCGCCACTGGGGGCAACGCCCGAGCGCCGACGTGCCGGCCAAGCGCGTGTTCACGTACCGTCACGCGCTGTTTCGCGCGGAACAGCTCGGCATCCGCTTCAAGATGCCGCCCGCGCACCCGTTCGAGTCCGACAAGGTGCTGCGCCTCGCGATCGCGCTGCGCGCCGATATCGCAACCGTGCTGGAGATGTTCCGCTTCATCTGGCGCGACGGCAACGATCCGTCGACGCCGGAAGGTTTCGCGGCGCTGTGCGAACGGGTCGGCGTCGGCCACGGCGACGAACTGATCGAATTCGAGGAGACGAGTGCGCAACTGGCCCGCAACAACGCCGACGCGATCGCGCTCGGCGTGTTCGGCGTGCCGACGTTCTGGATGAACCAGCAACTGTTCTGGGGCGAGGACGCGCTGCCGATGGTGCTGTACTGCGCGCGCACGCCGAACTGGCTCGAATCGCGCGAGGTCAAGCGGATCAGCGCGCTGCCGAAGGGTCGTGCGTGA
- a CDS encoding LysR family transcriptional regulator: protein MEDDDRTASLDIWLVRVLRTLLLERSVTQAALRLNQTQPAISTALRKLRETLNDPILVRGKSGMVPTEYGASLLEAAQRALREVDFIATPHGDFDPSSARRTFRVAAPDYLNDFFMPTLIERFRDAAPHAHLEIDSLNPALDHAGALESGALDLVIGNWPKPDPQFARQDLFSDTIVCLMREAHPLAHVPLTREAYAAAAHVAPTPYTGDKRNAIEIGLGRARLTRRIVTTLPYFGIVPQVLLQSDLIFTTTRRFATHYAQLLPLVVVTPPVPFPRIKSYLLTHPQPDRPTDIAWLCALMQSVSDELTVARSRKR, encoded by the coding sequence ATGGAAGACGACGACCGTACCGCCTCGCTCGACATCTGGCTCGTGCGCGTATTGCGCACGCTGCTGCTCGAGCGCAGCGTCACGCAGGCCGCGTTGCGGCTGAACCAGACCCAGCCCGCGATCAGCACCGCGCTGCGCAAGCTGCGCGAGACGCTGAACGACCCGATCCTCGTGCGCGGCAAATCCGGGATGGTGCCGACCGAATACGGCGCGTCGCTGCTCGAAGCCGCGCAGCGCGCGCTACGCGAAGTCGACTTCATCGCGACGCCGCACGGCGACTTCGACCCGTCGTCCGCGCGCCGCACGTTCCGCGTCGCCGCGCCCGACTACCTGAACGATTTCTTCATGCCGACGCTGATCGAGCGCTTTCGCGACGCGGCGCCGCATGCGCATCTGGAAATCGACTCGCTGAATCCCGCGCTCGACCACGCGGGCGCGCTCGAATCGGGCGCGCTCGATCTCGTGATCGGCAACTGGCCGAAGCCCGACCCGCAGTTCGCGCGCCAGGACCTGTTCTCCGACACGATCGTGTGTCTGATGCGCGAAGCGCACCCGCTCGCGCACGTACCGCTCACGCGCGAAGCGTATGCGGCGGCGGCGCACGTCGCGCCGACGCCATACACCGGCGACAAGCGCAACGCGATCGAGATCGGCCTCGGGCGCGCGCGCCTCACGCGGCGCATCGTGACGACGCTGCCGTACTTCGGGATCGTGCCGCAGGTGCTGCTGCAGTCGGACCTGATCTTCACGACGACGCGCCGCTTCGCGACGCACTATGCGCAGTTGCTGCCGCTCGTCGTCGTCACGCCGCCCGTGCCGTTCCCGCGCATCAAGAGCTACCTGCTCACGCATCCGCAGCCCGACCGCCCGACCGACATCGCGTGGCTGTGCGCGCTGATGCAGAGCGTGTCCGACGAGCTGACGGTCGCCCGCAGCCGCAAGCGCTGA
- a CDS encoding polyketide cyclase, whose product MSDHPIYLDALDASLVAIERWLSGVDTAPAALDAMLAPFSTDFTMIVTDGRVFDRDGTHALFAKLGGAKPGLRITLSEIRVLAADASHAVITYLEAQHAASGELPARRATAVFERDAAGTVRWTHLQETFCTA is encoded by the coding sequence ATGTCCGATCACCCGATTTATCTCGACGCGCTCGATGCGAGCCTCGTCGCCATCGAACGCTGGCTGTCCGGCGTCGACACCGCGCCGGCGGCGCTCGACGCGATGCTCGCGCCGTTTTCCACCGATTTCACGATGATCGTGACCGACGGCCGCGTGTTCGACCGCGACGGCACGCACGCGTTGTTCGCGAAGCTTGGCGGCGCGAAGCCGGGGCTGCGCATCACGCTGTCGGAGATCCGCGTGCTCGCGGCCGACGCATCGCATGCGGTGATCACCTATCTCGAAGCGCAGCACGCGGCATCGGGCGAGCTGCCCGCGCGCCGTGCGACGGCCGTGTTCGAACGCGACGCGGCAGGCACCGTGCGCTGGACCCATCTGCAGGAAACCTTCTGCACGGCCTGA
- the xdhC gene encoding xanthine dehydrogenase accessory protein XdhC, with amino-acid sequence MNGPARSLRAASNPTFAQGTGQRNRATGAPAPMHIVLFGAGHVGHALVTLLGALPCVVQWVDTRDELFPDECPPNVQPEPTDTPEAVVDAAPPGAYFLVMTHNHALDFSLAAQIMRRRDYAYFGMIGSRTKRVKFERRLAARGVDPARLVEMVCPIGVAGIVDKAPGAIAVAVCAELLQARSGMPVADAKAAAAGRARDEVSCTR; translated from the coding sequence ATGAACGGGCCCGCACGCTCGCTTCGCGCCGCGTCGAACCCGACGTTCGCGCAGGGCACCGGCCAGCGCAACCGCGCGACCGGTGCGCCGGCGCCGATGCACATCGTGCTGTTCGGCGCCGGGCACGTCGGTCACGCGCTCGTCACGCTGCTCGGCGCACTGCCGTGCGTCGTGCAGTGGGTCGACACGCGCGACGAGCTGTTCCCGGACGAATGTCCGCCGAACGTGCAGCCGGAGCCGACCGACACGCCGGAGGCCGTCGTCGACGCGGCGCCGCCCGGCGCGTACTTCCTCGTGATGACGCACAACCACGCGCTCGACTTCTCGCTCGCCGCGCAGATCATGCGGCGGCGCGACTACGCGTACTTCGGGATGATCGGCTCGCGCACCAAGCGCGTGAAGTTCGAGCGCCGGCTCGCCGCGCGCGGTGTCGATCCGGCGCGGCTCGTGGAGATGGTGTGCCCGATCGGCGTTGCGGGCATCGTCGACAAGGCGCCGGGCGCGATCGCGGTGGCCGTGTGCGCGGAGCTGCTGCAGGCGCGCTCGGGCATGCCGGTGGCCGACGCGAAGGCGGCCGCGGCCGGGCGCGCGCGCGACGAGGTGTCCTGCACGCGGTAG
- the xdhB gene encoding xanthine dehydrogenase molybdopterin binding subunit codes for MNQQAEPFLSTLDPQADAAQVHVSRAHESAHLHVSGRATYTDDIPVVAGTLHAALGLSAKPHARIVSMNFDAVRATPGVVAVFTADDIPGVNDCGPIVHDDPVLARGIVQFVGQPMFIVVATSHETARLAARRAKVDYEELPAILTAQEARQAETYVIPPLKLARGDAAARLAAAPHRESGEMLLGGQEQFYLEGQIAYAVPKDDDGMHVYCSTQHPSEMQHLVAHVLGVASHNVLVECRRMGGGFGGKESQSGLFACCAALAAWKLLCPVKLRPDRDDDMMITGKRHDFHYRFDVGYDDDGRLDGVALDMTSRCGFSADLSGPVMTRAVCHFDNAYWLGDVDIAGYCGKTNTQSNTAFRGFGGPQGAFAIEYILDDVARSLDRDPLDVRYANLYGKIERNVTPYGQTVEDNVLQELLGELETTSDYRARRAGVRAFNARNTVLKKGIALTPVKFGIAFNVTHFNQAGALVHIYTDGSVLVNHGGTEMGQGLNTKVAQVVAHELGIRFGRIRVTATDTSKVANTSATAASTGSDLNGKAAQDAARQLRERLAVFAAKQYGDGKVDAADVKFGNDFVWVGGNGVPFGEVIAKAYLARVQLWSDGFYATPKLYWDQSKLQGRPFYYYSYGAAVSEVVIDTLTGEMRTLRVDALHDVGASLNPALDIGQVEGAFIQGMGWLTTEELWWNKGGKLMTHAPSTYKIPTVNDTPPEFNVRLFENRNVEDSIHRSKAVGEPPLLLPFSVFFAVRDAIAAVGDYQVNPPLDAPATGESILRAVSAVRAARAVQAG; via the coding sequence ATGAACCAGCAAGCAGAACCGTTCCTGAGTACCCTCGACCCGCAGGCCGACGCCGCGCAGGTCCACGTATCGCGCGCGCACGAATCCGCGCACCTGCACGTCAGCGGGCGCGCCACCTACACCGACGACATTCCGGTCGTCGCGGGCACGCTGCACGCGGCGCTCGGATTGTCGGCAAAGCCGCACGCGAGGATCGTGTCGATGAACTTCGACGCGGTGCGCGCGACGCCGGGCGTGGTCGCCGTGTTCACGGCCGACGACATCCCGGGCGTCAACGATTGCGGCCCGATCGTCCACGACGACCCGGTGCTCGCCAGGGGCATCGTGCAGTTCGTCGGCCAGCCGATGTTCATCGTCGTCGCGACGTCGCATGAAACCGCGCGGCTCGCCGCGCGCCGCGCGAAGGTCGACTACGAAGAGCTGCCCGCGATCCTGACCGCACAGGAGGCGCGCCAGGCCGAAACCTACGTGATCCCGCCGCTGAAGCTCGCGCGCGGCGACGCGGCCGCGCGGCTCGCTGCCGCGCCGCACCGCGAGTCGGGCGAGATGCTGCTCGGCGGCCAGGAGCAGTTCTACCTGGAAGGGCAGATCGCGTACGCGGTGCCGAAGGACGACGACGGGATGCACGTGTACTGCTCGACGCAGCACCCGAGCGAGATGCAGCACCTCGTCGCGCACGTGCTTGGCGTCGCGTCGCACAACGTGCTGGTCGAATGCCGCCGGATGGGCGGCGGGTTCGGCGGCAAGGAGTCGCAGTCGGGCCTGTTCGCGTGCTGCGCGGCGCTCGCCGCGTGGAAGCTGCTGTGCCCGGTGAAGCTGCGCCCGGACCGCGACGACGACATGATGATCACCGGCAAGCGGCACGACTTCCACTACCGCTTCGACGTCGGCTACGACGACGACGGCCGCCTCGACGGCGTGGCGCTCGACATGACGTCGCGCTGCGGCTTCTCGGCCGACCTGTCGGGCCCGGTGATGACGCGCGCGGTGTGCCACTTCGACAACGCGTACTGGCTGGGCGACGTCGACATCGCCGGCTACTGCGGCAAGACCAACACGCAGTCGAACACCGCGTTCCGCGGCTTCGGCGGCCCGCAGGGCGCGTTCGCGATCGAGTACATCCTCGACGACGTCGCGCGTTCGCTCGACCGCGATCCGCTCGACGTCCGCTACGCGAACCTGTACGGCAAGATCGAACGCAACGTGACGCCGTACGGGCAGACGGTCGAGGACAACGTGCTGCAGGAGCTGCTCGGCGAACTCGAGACGACGAGCGACTATCGCGCGCGGCGCGCGGGCGTGCGCGCATTCAACGCGCGCAACACGGTGCTGAAGAAGGGCATCGCGCTCACGCCGGTGAAGTTCGGGATCGCGTTCAACGTCACGCACTTCAACCAGGCCGGCGCGCTGGTGCACATCTACACCGACGGCTCGGTGCTCGTGAACCACGGCGGCACGGAGATGGGGCAGGGGCTCAACACGAAGGTCGCGCAGGTCGTCGCGCACGAGCTCGGCATCCGCTTCGGCCGGATCCGCGTGACGGCGACCGATACGAGCAAGGTTGCGAACACGTCCGCGACGGCCGCGTCGACGGGCTCGGACCTGAACGGCAAGGCCGCGCAGGATGCGGCGCGCCAGTTGCGCGAGCGGCTCGCGGTGTTCGCGGCGAAGCAGTACGGCGACGGCAAGGTCGATGCGGCCGACGTGAAGTTCGGCAACGACTTCGTGTGGGTCGGCGGCAACGGCGTGCCGTTCGGCGAAGTGATCGCGAAGGCGTACCTCGCGCGCGTGCAGCTCTGGTCCGACGGTTTCTACGCGACGCCGAAGCTGTACTGGGATCAGTCGAAGCTGCAGGGCCGGCCGTTCTACTACTATTCGTACGGCGCGGCCGTGTCGGAAGTCGTGATCGACACGCTGACGGGCGAGATGCGCACGCTGCGTGTCGATGCGCTGCACGACGTGGGCGCGTCGCTGAACCCGGCGCTCGACATCGGCCAGGTCGAAGGCGCGTTCATCCAGGGGATGGGCTGGCTGACGACCGAGGAGCTGTGGTGGAACAAGGGCGGCAAGCTGATGACGCATGCGCCGTCCACGTACAAGATCCCGACCGTCAACGACACGCCGCCCGAATTCAACGTGCGGCTGTTCGAGAACCGCAACGTCGAGGACAGCATCCACCGGTCGAAGGCCGTCGGCGAGCCGCCGCTGCTGCTGCCGTTCTCGGTGTTCTTCGCGGTGCGCGACGCGATCGCGGCGGTCGGCGATTACCAGGTGAACCCGCCGCTCGACGCGCCGGCCACCGGCGAGTCGATCCTGCGCGCGGTGAGTGCGGTGCGTGCAGCCCGCGCGGTTCAGGCAGGCTGA
- the xdhA gene encoding xanthine dehydrogenase small subunit, with amino-acid sequence MSEPIRFYHRHAIREVSGADVTRTVLQYLREDAHCTGTKEGCAEGDCGACTVVVGELTDAGAVEFKAVNACIQFLPTLDGKALLTVEDLRQPDGALHPVQQAMVDCHGSQCGFCTPGFVMSMWALYEKHGHEGCGSACAKAKDVPTRTEIADALTGNLCRCTGYRPIVDAAVQMFDAPSPSAPVDTAALARTLASLQRDDTFDYTTINGARFAAPRTLDALAALKAERPDACILAGSTDIGLWVTKQMRRLDDLIYVGQIAELQRVAARGDWIEIGAGVTVETAYAALAVTYPELTEMWKRFASLPIRNAGTLGGNVANGSPIGDSMPGLIALGARVVLRGGDTVRELPLEALYTGYQQKDMAPHEFVVGVKVPTRTGAREKLQFRTYKLSKRFDSDISAVCAAFAFIADGDTIREPRIAFGGMAATPKRATQTEAVLDGAQWHEATAQAAMQALERDYQPLSDMRATSTYRLDTAKNLMYRFWLETRPHDPLPPQALNVREVAAEVGNDAARV; translated from the coding sequence ATGAGTGAGCCGATCCGCTTCTACCATCGTCACGCGATCCGCGAAGTCAGCGGCGCGGACGTCACCCGCACCGTGCTGCAGTACCTGCGCGAGGACGCGCATTGCACCGGCACCAAGGAAGGCTGCGCGGAAGGCGACTGCGGCGCGTGCACGGTCGTCGTCGGCGAGCTGACCGACGCCGGCGCGGTCGAGTTCAAGGCCGTCAACGCGTGCATCCAGTTCCTGCCGACGCTCGACGGCAAGGCGCTGCTGACGGTCGAGGACCTGCGCCAGCCGGACGGTGCGCTGCATCCGGTGCAGCAGGCGATGGTCGATTGCCACGGTTCGCAATGCGGGTTCTGCACGCCCGGCTTCGTGATGTCGATGTGGGCGCTGTACGAGAAGCACGGCCACGAGGGTTGCGGCAGCGCGTGCGCGAAGGCGAAGGACGTGCCGACGCGCACCGAGATCGCCGACGCGCTGACGGGCAACCTGTGCCGCTGCACCGGCTATCGCCCGATCGTCGATGCGGCCGTGCAGATGTTCGACGCGCCGTCGCCGTCGGCACCGGTCGACACGGCCGCGCTCGCCCGCACGCTCGCGTCGCTCCAGCGCGACGACACATTCGACTACACGACGATCAACGGCGCGCGCTTCGCGGCGCCGCGCACGCTCGACGCGCTGGCCGCGCTGAAGGCCGAGCGGCCCGACGCGTGCATCCTCGCGGGCAGCACCGACATCGGCCTGTGGGTCACGAAGCAGATGCGCCGGCTCGACGACCTGATCTACGTCGGCCAGATCGCCGAACTGCAGCGCGTCGCGGCGCGCGGCGACTGGATCGAGATCGGCGCGGGCGTGACGGTCGAGACCGCATATGCGGCACTGGCCGTCACGTATCCGGAGCTGACCGAGATGTGGAAGCGCTTCGCGTCGCTGCCGATCCGCAACGCGGGCACGCTCGGCGGCAACGTCGCGAACGGCTCGCCGATCGGCGATTCGATGCCCGGCCTGATCGCGCTCGGCGCGCGGGTCGTGCTGCGCGGCGGCGACACGGTGCGCGAGCTGCCACTCGAGGCGCTCTACACGGGCTACCAGCAGAAGGACATGGCGCCGCACGAATTCGTCGTCGGCGTGAAGGTGCCGACCCGCACCGGTGCGCGCGAGAAGCTGCAGTTCCGCACGTACAAGCTGTCGAAGCGGTTCGACTCCGACATCTCGGCCGTCTGCGCGGCGTTCGCGTTCATCGCGGACGGCGACACGATCCGCGAGCCGCGCATCGCGTTCGGCGGGATGGCCGCGACGCCGAAGCGCGCGACGCAGACGGAAGCCGTGCTCGACGGCGCGCAGTGGCACGAAGCCACCGCGCAGGCCGCGATGCAGGCGCTCGAGCGCGACTACCAGCCGCTGTCCGACATGCGCGCGACGAGCACATATCGCCTCGATACCGCGAAGAACCTGATGTACCGATTCTGGCTGGAGACGCGCCCGCACGACCCGCTGCCGCCGCAAGCCCTGAATGTGCGTGAAGTGGCCGCCGAAGTCGGCAACGACGCGGCGCGCGTCTGA